One segment of Archangium lipolyticum DNA contains the following:
- a CDS encoding sensor histidine kinase, which translates to MKLWRSLGLRILVAAAVMGLLATLGSSYQAFLAGGTLAIRISSRTFGEAILREHGEACRSSPEGWSFRTRDGVVLEAFDVADTSGRRPSPELLERMREGEEQPVIFYFPLFDRSATWGGATLFRVGEGGPCSLIECRWPLFGERYREGRWMFLAAVLSSSLMAALCTFVVIAPLLRRFRRLHQAAGGIGGTAYASAGDETPDELGELSRVLDATHGRVLADAARIETQKHALERHLADVAHDLKTPIASLQLALELASAGPAEAVSELLVQGLEDTVYLTALVENLRLACQLGEGVDPLAGEPRVELGQTLERVVRRLGLLARRRELSLEAARPDENVWVRCNPTMMEQAIVNLVHNALTHGNKEGHVVIVLEPEGAERFRLTVLDDGPGLSPAELEHLGERSFRSADARRRDPRGSGLGVAIVRELCRRVGFGLTFSANAPHGLKVVIDGARAEPPSESLVLP; encoded by the coding sequence ATGAAGCTCTGGAGGAGCCTGGGCCTGCGCATCCTCGTCGCGGCGGCCGTAATGGGGTTGCTCGCGACGCTCGGCTCCTCGTACCAGGCCTTCCTGGCGGGCGGAACGCTCGCCATCCGCATCAGCTCGCGGACCTTTGGCGAGGCCATTCTGAGGGAACATGGCGAGGCCTGCCGCTCGTCACCGGAGGGCTGGTCCTTCCGGACGCGCGACGGCGTGGTGCTGGAGGCCTTCGACGTCGCGGACACCTCGGGCAGGCGCCCATCGCCCGAGCTCCTCGAGCGCATGCGTGAGGGCGAGGAGCAGCCCGTCATCTTCTACTTCCCACTCTTCGACAGGAGTGCCACGTGGGGTGGGGCCACGCTGTTCCGGGTGGGGGAGGGTGGACCCTGTAGCCTCATCGAGTGCCGGTGGCCGCTCTTCGGCGAGCGTTACCGGGAGGGCCGGTGGATGTTCCTGGCGGCCGTGCTCAGCTCGTCCCTCATGGCGGCGCTGTGTACCTTCGTCGTCATCGCCCCGCTGCTGCGGCGGTTCCGCCGGCTGCACCAGGCGGCGGGCGGTATTGGCGGTACGGCCTATGCGTCGGCGGGGGACGAGACTCCCGACGAGCTGGGCGAGCTGTCCCGGGTGCTGGACGCCACCCATGGCCGTGTGCTGGCGGACGCGGCCCGGATCGAGACCCAGAAGCACGCGTTGGAGCGGCACCTGGCGGACGTGGCGCATGACCTGAAGACGCCCATCGCCTCGCTGCAGCTGGCGCTCGAGCTCGCGTCGGCGGGGCCCGCCGAGGCGGTCTCCGAGCTGCTGGTGCAGGGCCTCGAGGACACCGTCTACCTGACGGCGCTCGTGGAGAACCTCCGCCTGGCGTGTCAGCTGGGCGAGGGGGTGGATCCGCTGGCGGGGGAGCCGCGGGTGGAGCTCGGACAGACGCTCGAGCGGGTCGTGCGGCGGCTCGGCTTGCTGGCGCGGCGGAGGGAGCTGTCCCTGGAGGCCGCGCGGCCGGACGAGAACGTCTGGGTGCGCTGCAACCCGACGATGATGGAGCAGGCCATCGTCAACCTGGTGCACAACGCCCTCACGCATGGGAACAAGGAGGGCCACGTGGTCATCGTGCTCGAGCCCGAGGGGGCCGAGCGCTTCCGGCTGACCGTGCTCGACGATGGCCCGGGGCTGTCGCCGGCCGAGCTGGAGCACCTGGGGGAGCGCTCGTTCCGCTCGGCGGACGCCCGGCGGAGGGATCCGCGCGGGAGCGGGTTGGGGGTGGCCATCGTGCGCGAGCTGTGCCGGCGCGTGGGGTTCGGGCTCACGTTCAGCGCCAACGCACCTCATGGCCTGAAGGTGGTCATCGACGGCGCGCGGGCCGAGCCTCCCTCCGAATCCCTTGTGCTTCCGTAG
- a CDS encoding Kelch repeat-containing protein: protein MRKLQRLSAAPVLWLTGVLALTTGCGQPQGPVINVAHQSTSELSGGEDVTLSVSYEVGAPFTIQWTATAGTVVARDAQHPINSNWKAPNCIPEGAPMPVVTATITEEGGRTASAEFHFQETPLFRCVVNEGAPMSRPRVGHTATRLASGKVLVVGGVSEFVTTQTPTQASIPSVLESSAELYEPSTKTWAPTGALSQPRFDHQAHLLPSGKVLVVGGFWARAEGASEQRAATTVERYEPSTGTWTVASELGEIARVKRSVLLASGKVLLLGLEATGQPRNALYDPEANTWRPATALSSEVALDDAIRLPSGEVLAAGTRSIPGRNGSPPNTVPGAWRYDPGTDAWTPTGAMKTTEKTLDTSLSLLPSGEVLCLYRHRPQGGVLAELYRAETNTWTLTESPSSANPFRFATHPLHSGQVLFSTYSLYWKMRAFDPARKVWRLVGHLPGDLPWGMTVTPLPSGQTLLVGGQLHAGEPLSTTPQRTVWLHGPPSP from the coding sequence ATGCGGAAGTTGCAGAGACTGTCAGCCGCACCCGTGCTCTGGCTGACGGGAGTGCTTGCGCTCACCACGGGATGCGGGCAGCCCCAGGGCCCGGTCATCAACGTCGCCCACCAGTCCACGAGCGAGCTGTCGGGTGGGGAGGACGTGACCCTGAGCGTCTCCTATGAAGTCGGAGCACCCTTCACCATCCAGTGGACGGCCACGGCCGGCACCGTGGTGGCGCGTGATGCCCAGCATCCCATCAATTCCAACTGGAAGGCTCCCAACTGCATCCCGGAGGGGGCTCCGATGCCGGTCGTGACGGCGACGATCACCGAGGAGGGGGGGAGGACCGCGTCCGCCGAGTTCCACTTCCAGGAGACCCCTCTGTTCCGCTGCGTGGTGAACGAGGGCGCGCCCATGAGCCGGCCCCGCGTGGGCCACACGGCCACGCGGCTCGCCTCGGGCAAGGTGCTCGTGGTGGGGGGCGTGTCCGAGTTCGTCACCACCCAGACTCCGACCCAGGCCTCCATTCCCTCCGTCCTGGAGTCCTCCGCCGAGTTGTATGAGCCCTCGACGAAGACCTGGGCGCCCACTGGGGCGCTGAGCCAGCCCCGCTTCGATCATCAGGCCCACCTGCTTCCCTCCGGGAAGGTGCTGGTCGTCGGTGGGTTCTGGGCCCGGGCCGAAGGAGCCTCCGAGCAGCGAGCCGCCACCACCGTGGAGCGCTATGAGCCCTCGACGGGCACGTGGACGGTGGCCTCGGAGCTGGGGGAGATCGCGCGCGTGAAGCGCTCCGTCCTGCTCGCGTCCGGGAAGGTCCTCCTGCTGGGTCTGGAGGCGACGGGACAGCCACGCAATGCGCTCTATGACCCGGAGGCCAATACCTGGCGCCCGGCCACCGCGCTCTCCTCCGAGGTCGCCCTGGACGATGCCATCCGTCTGCCCTCGGGCGAGGTCCTGGCCGCCGGCACGCGCTCCATCCCCGGCCGGAACGGGTCTCCTCCCAACACCGTCCCGGGAGCATGGCGCTATGACCCTGGCACGGACGCCTGGACTCCCACGGGCGCCATGAAGACGACGGAGAAGACCCTCGACACGTCCCTCTCCCTGCTCCCCTCCGGTGAGGTGCTGTGCCTCTACCGGCACCGTCCGCAGGGGGGCGTGCTCGCGGAGCTCTACCGAGCCGAGACGAACACCTGGACTCTCACGGAGTCCCCGTCCTCGGCCAATCCCTTCCGTTTCGCCACCCACCCATTGCACTCGGGCCAGGTGCTCTTCAGCACCTATTCCTTGTACTGGAAGATGCGCGCGTTCGACCCGGCCAGGAAGGTCTGGCGCCTGGTGGGTCATCTGCCCGGAGATCTCCCCTGGGGGATGACCGTGACGCCGCTGCCCTCGGGCCAGACGCTGCTCGTGGGCGGCCAGCTCCATGCCGGGGAGCCCCTCTCGACGACTCCCCAGCGCACGGTCTGGCTGCACGGCCCTCCGTCTCCCTGA
- a CDS encoding TerB family tellurite resistance protein: protein MAHFNETAVAQRYGRLPKSDNDAVQYLQALKVIISADGEAHEAELAALRKGLTKLGLTQDLTKQVESFDARGVKLESVLPKMKPGGLRAKMLLRDAIEISRADGKYAQEEKAAVAQAAKLLGVDEVTVKSIESLVELEHAVKHLRKGLFPKKKK from the coding sequence ATGGCTCATTTCAACGAGACCGCTGTTGCGCAGCGTTACGGGCGTCTGCCCAAGTCGGACAACGACGCGGTGCAGTACCTCCAGGCGCTCAAGGTCATCATCAGCGCCGACGGAGAGGCCCACGAGGCCGAGCTGGCGGCGCTCCGCAAGGGGCTCACGAAGCTGGGGCTCACGCAGGACCTCACGAAGCAGGTCGAGTCCTTCGACGCCCGCGGCGTCAAGCTCGAGTCGGTCCTGCCGAAGATGAAGCCCGGTGGCCTGCGCGCGAAGATGCTCCTGCGCGATGCCATCGAGATCTCCCGCGCGGATGGGAAGTACGCCCAGGAGGAGAAGGCCGCCGTCGCCCAGGCCGCCAAGCTCCTCGGGGTGGACGAGGTCACGGTGAAGTCCATCGAGTCGCTCGTCGAGCTCGAGCACGCCGTGAAGCACCTGCGCAAGGGGCTGTTCCCGAAGAAGAAGAAGTAG
- a CDS encoding serine/threonine-protein kinase has product MYRLRLTSGQLALFSSVTRSDALKREMISATTLLPPGTVMRLGDRTLRLGAPLGSGLVGTVSEARCADTGELFALKRARASIRTFQESFRLEADVSEVLTRFSALRPARLIERAPHALLKELLRGPTLQTLILQGALHPEQRDSFVEALREVASVYARLGFLVDLSPKNICWQDGWVLVDAGPKTHTTDYVTLLEEPGWEQYVRYFERKGSLAKGGSAPSVLGRSVSDTGIPHARSFAFVRDWWMWIPYDPDVQPDRFFVTIDETQQEDEAVFRVELDRGLELIPAPGVDPRLVESGLVRACALEAWKRQNPHLPALAAGEPWPLPPMEAREPLSLAALATETEPRGMAKALKRAVPTRESIQVPDLTVHPYPHWTELGRAGTPHRPTDILCHDPLSTSRVALESLLARHRHFTAAPPLSRTDGPFCELLCIPSGNCRRAVLFLPGFRASLEAEAALASALLARGLEGLFVLTHMGVRNSSGQALVTAGRWETVLLWDAIDYVTECLGASEVVLVSASHGAIAAVLVADLHPRVTALSLDSCVRRPLDLVAYLAQARGESPGPAIQSLVEHHIPQPFQLREPTRSNLRVLSMYSRQDRLVAACGDLPVGTLTLYEGGHAATMRHDSSEKGVPAVCVDALHAFLADTSS; this is encoded by the coding sequence ATGTACCGCCTGCGCCTGACGTCCGGCCAGTTGGCCCTGTTCAGCTCCGTCACCCGGAGCGACGCGCTCAAGCGCGAGATGATTTCGGCGACGACCCTGCTCCCACCAGGGACCGTCATGCGACTCGGAGACCGGACCCTGCGGCTGGGCGCGCCCCTTGGCAGCGGCCTGGTCGGAACCGTCTCCGAGGCCCGCTGCGCCGATACCGGGGAGCTCTTCGCCCTGAAGCGTGCCCGCGCGTCCATCCGCACGTTCCAGGAGAGCTTCCGCCTCGAGGCCGACGTCAGCGAAGTGCTGACCCGCTTCTCCGCGCTGCGCCCCGCCCGGCTCATCGAGCGAGCCCCCCACGCCCTGCTCAAGGAATTGTTGCGGGGGCCCACCCTCCAGACGCTCATCCTCCAGGGCGCCCTCCATCCGGAGCAGCGAGACTCCTTCGTCGAGGCCCTGCGTGAAGTCGCCAGCGTCTACGCACGCCTGGGCTTCCTCGTCGATCTGTCACCCAAGAACATCTGCTGGCAGGACGGATGGGTGCTGGTCGACGCCGGACCCAAGACCCACACCACCGATTACGTCACCCTCCTGGAAGAGCCGGGGTGGGAGCAGTACGTCCGCTATTTCGAGCGAAAGGGAAGCCTCGCGAAAGGCGGCTCCGCGCCCTCCGTCCTCGGCCGCTCCGTGTCGGACACGGGCATCCCCCATGCCCGCTCCTTCGCCTTCGTCCGGGATTGGTGGATGTGGATCCCCTATGATCCCGACGTCCAGCCCGACCGCTTCTTCGTCACGATCGACGAGACACAGCAGGAGGACGAAGCCGTCTTTCGCGTCGAGCTCGACCGCGGTCTTGAGCTGATTCCCGCGCCGGGAGTAGACCCTCGGCTCGTCGAGAGTGGGCTCGTCCGGGCCTGCGCACTCGAAGCCTGGAAGCGTCAAAACCCGCACCTGCCCGCCCTGGCCGCGGGCGAGCCCTGGCCCCTGCCTCCCATGGAGGCTCGGGAGCCGCTCAGCCTCGCGGCACTGGCCACCGAGACGGAGCCACGGGGGATGGCGAAAGCGCTCAAGCGGGCCGTCCCCACCCGGGAATCCATCCAGGTGCCGGACCTGACCGTCCACCCCTACCCCCACTGGACCGAGCTCGGGCGTGCGGGCACCCCCCACCGTCCCACCGACATCCTGTGCCACGACCCCCTGAGCACGTCTCGGGTGGCGCTCGAGAGCCTCCTGGCCCGCCACCGGCACTTCACGGCGGCGCCGCCCCTCTCCCGCACGGATGGTCCGTTCTGCGAGCTGCTCTGCATCCCCTCGGGGAATTGCCGGCGCGCCGTGCTCTTCCTCCCCGGCTTCCGGGCTTCCCTCGAGGCGGAGGCGGCACTCGCCTCGGCGCTGCTCGCCCGGGGACTCGAAGGGCTCTTCGTCCTGACCCACATGGGCGTGCGCAACAGCAGTGGACAGGCCCTGGTGACGGCGGGTCGCTGGGAGACGGTCCTGCTCTGGGATGCCATCGACTACGTCACCGAATGCCTGGGCGCCAGTGAGGTCGTGCTCGTCTCCGCCTCGCACGGAGCCATCGCCGCTGTGCTCGTGGCCGACCTGCACCCCCGCGTCACCGCCCTCAGCCTCGACTCCTGCGTCCGGCGCCCGTTGGATCTCGTCGCCTATCTGGCCCAGGCCCGGGGCGAGTCACCTGGACCCGCCATCCAGTCCCTGGTGGAGCATCACATTCCCCAGCCCTTCCAGCTCCGGGAGCCTACGCGAAGCAACCTGCGCGTCCTGTCGATGTACTCACGCCAGGATCGTCTGGTCGCCGCCTGCGGAGATCTGCCGGTGGGCACCCTGACCCTCTACGAGGGCGGGCATGCCGCCACCATGCGTCACGACAGCTCCGAAAAGGGTGTGCCCGCGGTCTGCGTCGACGCCCTCCACGCGTTCCTCGCGGACACGTCCTCCTGA